A segment of the Sphingobacterium oryzagri genome:
TGCGATGGCATTTGTTATTCCACGCTTGCAAGAAGCAGGTGCTAGCGTATTCTGGCAAAAAGTTGTGAAACGTACCGTGCTGATCTTTGCTATTGGGCTTTTTTTAAATTGGTGGCCATTTGTACAATGGGCGGGCGACAGTCTACAGTTTAAGAGCTGGGTTGATAACACAGATCCAACAAAAGGAATACGTATACTCGGCGTTTTACAGCGCATTGCCTTGGCCTATTTCTTCGCATCTATCGCCGCCTACTATTTTAAACCAAAACAACTAATTTATCTCTCAACCGTTGTGCTACTTGCGTACTGGGGACTTACGCATTTTTTCGGAGCGGATGATCCTTATTCGTTAGCAGGCTGGTTCGGAACCGCGATAGACAAACAACTTTTGGGGGTAGCACACATGTATAAAGGCGAAGGCGTAGCCTTCGATCCAGAAGGATTAATCAGTACCATTCCCGCTGTCGTTCAGGTCGTTTTCGGCTATTTGGTTGGTAGCTACATCAAAAATCAAGGAGAAGTGGATTGGCTTTGGCCAAAGGTGCCAAAATCCAATGAGCCTCATTTCAAATTATTATCCGGCTTGTGTATCACCGGCTTTATCCTCGTTGTTTTGGCTTGGATCTGGTCGCTCGGTTTTCCGATTAATAAAAAAATATGGACGAGTTCTTATGTGCTGTATACGATAGGGCTAGGCACACTGACTATCAGCGGCATGATTTGGTTTATCGAAGTGCAGGGCGTAAAAAACAAACTCACCCGTTTCTTTGATGTATTTGGAAAAAATCCCCTGTTTATATTTGTATTGAGCGGCTTACTTCCCCGGTTTTTGGGTTTATTTCGCATAGCAGATGGCGTTATGGATGACGGTTCTGTACGCTATGAAAACGCATTGAGTTGGTTTTATAAGCATGTATGTGCAAAAATACCGGGCGATCCAGCCTGGGGGTCGTTGTGCTATGCACTATGCTTTTTAGCATTGATGTGGCTCGTTGCTTACGTACTGGATAAAAAGAAGATATATATTAAAGTTTAAATCCATGTAAAAGAGCCGCTTGATGCGGCTCTTTTACATGGATAAACAATTACAATGGATATGTTTTTGAAAGGATAATATCTTCCGTTAATTTAATATCATCAGAAGCCGGTCCTACGAGCAGTTTAAACTTGCCTTTCTCGGTTTTCCATTGACGATCTAATCCCCATAATTTTAAATCATCCTTGCGCAAGACAAAACTTACTTCCTGCGATTCACCCTTTTTAATTGGCTGGCGGATAAACTTTTTCAATTGTTTGACCGGCGTTACCACGCTGCTCACTTGATCAACAACATACAGTTGAACAACCTCTTCACCATCACGTTCGCCCACATTCTTCACGTTCAAACGAACGGTACACGCAAAGTCGTCAGCATTTTCAGCAAGTTCTACGCGCAAATCGCTGTAATCAAACTGCGTATAACTTAACCCATAACCAAAAGCATAAAGCGGCTTCGCATCAAACTCGACATAGTCGTGATGTGTAGGCTTCGTATGATTGTAATGTATAGGCAACTGCCCAACAGCTTTCGCGACCGAGATTGGCAACCGACCAGCAGGATTGTAATCGCCGAATAACACATCAGCAATGGCCAAACCGCCTTCTTGACCCGGATACCAGGCATTGACAATCGCAGGAATATGTTCAGCAGCCCAATTTAAATTTAATGGCCGCCCCATGATAGTGACAAGCACGATAGGCTTTCCGGTAGCATACAAGCGCTTAAGTAAAGTCATTTGATTACCTAACAAATCCAAAGTCGCACGGTCAAAACCTTCTCCACTTTCCATATCACTTACCGTGTTGGCGCCGCTTTCTACGTTGGCCGCACCGGTAGCCTGGTAAGACGTTTTGAAATCACGCGCACTGGAACCGCCCAATACCACGATCGTCACATCAGCACCTGTTGCTGCTGCAACCGCCGCGTCGATATCAGCAGCCGTTGTATCGCGGATGGCACAACCTTTGACGTAATCCACTCGGGTACTTTTTGACACAAGTGCACGCACGCCTTCCAAAACCGTTTGTACTTTCTCTTCAGGTTGTGGAGCCGTATAGTCGCCCAACTGGTTATAGATATTATCGGCATTGGGACCAATTACAGCGATACTTTTCAACGACTTGCTCAGCGGCAAGGTCGATTTTTCATTTTTCAACAACACGATTGCTTCCCGCGCGACCTGCCTTGCAAGGTCTTTGTTTGCTGCAGTGCCTACTTTCTTTTCGACAGCTTTTTCATCCACATAGGGTTGTTCAAACAAACCTAAGCTAAATTTCATGTGCAATACGCGCGACACGGCTCTATCCAATGTTTGTTGATCGACAAAACCTTTCTTTACGGCAGCCAACAGATTATTGTTGTAGCCAGAACCACTTAAATCGACATCCAGCCCCGCCTGTATGCTTTGTTGTGCAGCATCAACGGCCGTTTCTGCCGTAGCGTGCCCGCCATTCAATCCGGAAATACTCAACAAATCGGAGACGACAAAACCGCTGAATCCCCACTGTTTTCTTAATATATCGTTCAGAAGCCAGGCGTTGGACGAACAAGGAATCCCATCGATAGAATTATACGCGGTCATCACCGATCCGGCACCAGCTCTTACCGCTTTTTCAAA
Coding sequences within it:
- a CDS encoding acyltransferase family protein, with the protein product MKQRYYSLDVFRGATVALMILVNNPGTWAYAFAPLKHAPWHGCTPTDLVFPFFLFAVGNAMAFVIPRLQEAGASVFWQKVVKRTVLIFAIGLFLNWWPFVQWAGDSLQFKSWVDNTDPTKGIRILGVLQRIALAYFFASIAAYYFKPKQLIYLSTVVLLAYWGLTHFFGADDPYSLAGWFGTAIDKQLLGVAHMYKGEGVAFDPEGLISTIPAVVQVVFGYLVGSYIKNQGEVDWLWPKVPKSNEPHFKLLSGLCITGFILVVLAWIWSLGFPINKKIWTSSYVLYTIGLGTLTISGMIWFIEVQGVKNKLTRFFDVFGKNPLFIFVLSGLLPRFLGLFRIADGVMDDGSVRYENALSWFYKHVCAKIPGDPAWGSLCYALCFLALMWLVAYVLDKKKIYIKV
- a CDS encoding glycoside hydrolase family 3 N-terminal domain-containing protein; this translates as MKIKYLLLFGLASIGLQAEAQVLPYKNSQLPIEDRVQDLLGRMTVEEKVGQLSKLLGWEMYEKDGKSVRASKKFKDAVKQQHIGLLWATLRADPWTQKTLDNGLSPKEAARATNALQKFMLDSTRLGIPLILSEEAPHGHMAIGATVFPTAIGQASTWNPALIQQMASTIARETSAVGGKNGYGPVLDLARDPRWSRTEETYGEDPYLIGQMGEAMVSGFQGEKIGGTDNIIATLKHFVAYAVPEGGHNGGSVSVGERALLHYYLPPFEKAVRAGAGSVMTAYNSIDGIPCSSNAWLLNDILRKQWGFSGFVVSDLLSISGLNGGHATAETAVDAAQQSIQAGLDVDLSGSGYNNNLLAAVKKGFVDQQTLDRAVSRVLHMKFSLGLFEQPYVDEKAVEKKVGTAANKDLARQVAREAIVLLKNEKSTLPLSKSLKSIAVIGPNADNIYNQLGDYTAPQPEEKVQTVLEGVRALVSKSTRVDYVKGCAIRDTTAADIDAAVAAATGADVTIVVLGGSSARDFKTSYQATGAANVESGANTVSDMESGEGFDRATLDLLGNQMTLLKRLYATGKPIVLVTIMGRPLNLNWAAEHIPAIVNAWYPGQEGGLAIADVLFGDYNPAGRLPISVAKAVGQLPIHYNHTKPTHHDYVEFDAKPLYAFGYGLSYTQFDYSDLRVELAENADDFACTVRLNVKNVGERDGEEVVQLYVVDQVSSVVTPVKQLKKFIRQPIKKGESQEVSFVLRKDDLKLWGLDRQWKTEKGKFKLLVGPASDDIKLTEDIILSKTYPL